The proteins below come from a single Longimicrobium sp. genomic window:
- a CDS encoding YpdA family putative bacillithiol disulfide reductase, protein MSIQLDEYDIAVIGAGPCGLAVGVAARQAGLSCVHFDRGAITQAMLDHPTYVTYFSGPEKLEIGGIPFTTAGDKPSRREALRYYRKVAEFYRLDVRQYEDVLDVTRDGGGFVLRTVGRGGEHLHRARNVVVATGYYDNPRLLEIPGADLPKVKYYFDEPYPYWNQDVVVVGGGNSSSDAALLCWREGARVTLVHIFDGIDRGVKPWVRPDIENRIIEGSIPALWRHRLAEIRPDAVVAESLETGERTTLANDWVLAMTGYEPDPRLLRTLGVTIDALTGIPVHDPATMETDVPGVFVAGVVVSGHDSNKIFIENGKLHGPLIAAAVGAPSPRPPPPPAGAQGG, encoded by the coding sequence ATGAGCATCCAGCTGGACGAGTACGACATAGCGGTGATCGGCGCGGGGCCGTGCGGGCTCGCGGTGGGGGTGGCGGCGCGGCAGGCTGGGCTGAGCTGCGTGCACTTCGACCGCGGGGCGATCACGCAGGCGATGCTGGACCATCCTACCTACGTCACCTACTTCAGCGGGCCGGAGAAGCTGGAGATCGGCGGAATCCCCTTCACCACCGCGGGCGACAAGCCGTCGCGACGCGAGGCGCTGCGCTACTACCGCAAGGTGGCGGAGTTCTACCGGCTGGACGTGCGCCAGTACGAGGACGTCCTCGACGTGACGCGTGACGGCGGCGGATTCGTGCTGCGCACCGTTGGACGCGGCGGCGAGCACCTCCACCGTGCGCGCAACGTGGTGGTCGCGACCGGCTACTACGACAACCCGCGCCTCCTGGAGATCCCCGGCGCCGATCTCCCCAAGGTGAAGTACTACTTCGACGAGCCCTACCCGTACTGGAACCAGGACGTGGTGGTGGTCGGCGGCGGCAACTCGTCCTCCGATGCGGCGCTGCTCTGCTGGCGCGAGGGGGCGCGCGTCACACTGGTGCACATCTTCGACGGGATCGACCGGGGCGTGAAGCCGTGGGTGCGCCCCGACATCGAGAACCGGATCATCGAGGGATCGATCCCCGCCCTCTGGCGCCATCGCCTGGCCGAGATCCGCCCGGACGCCGTCGTCGCCGAGAGCCTGGAGACGGGCGAGCGCACCACGCTCGCGAACGACTGGGTGCTCGCGATGACCGGCTACGAGCCCGACCCGCGCCTCCTGCGCACCCTCGGCGTCACCATTGACGCGCTCACGGGCATCCCCGTGCACGACCCCGCCACCATGGAGACGGACGTCCCCGGCGTGTTCGTGGCCGGCGTGGTGGTGAGCGGGCACGACTCCAACAAGATCTTCATCGAGAACGGCAAGCTGCACGGCCCGCTGATCGCGGCGGCGGTGGGTGCCCCCTCCCCCCGACCCCCTCCCCCGCCTGCGGGGGCGCAGGGCGGGTGA
- a CDS encoding PLP-dependent aspartate aminotransferase family protein — protein MTGPSTRAVHAGEPPAEEGAPVVNPIVPSTTFYGDPSSGGEVLYTRYVNGPNHLALAERLAALDGGDDAIPLASGMAAMACALLSCLQSGDHVVATHAIYGGTRVLLERELSRLGIATTFVDLTQAGWERAFRPETRVVLGESPSNPLLRVLDLRAISDAAHERGAAVIVDATFASPINLRPLEHGVDLVMHSATKYLGGHSDVTAGVLVGSDARIAAVRDRARVWGPLLDPHACWLLERGIKTLALRMERHNSNGMTIARWAEAEPGIARVHYPGLASHPDHDLAARVLDGFGGMLGIEVEGGGEAATRFVRALRLAKLAPSLGGVETLVSEPRHTSHAAMTPDDRAANGIRDGFVRVSLGIEDPEDLIADFAQALQAAGAVAATA, from the coding sequence ATGACCGGTCCATCCACCCGCGCCGTGCACGCCGGCGAGCCGCCGGCCGAAGAAGGGGCGCCGGTGGTGAACCCCATCGTCCCGAGCACCACGTTCTACGGCGATCCGTCGTCGGGCGGGGAGGTGCTGTACACCCGGTATGTGAACGGGCCCAACCACCTGGCGCTCGCGGAGCGGCTCGCGGCGCTGGACGGCGGCGATGACGCGATCCCGCTGGCGAGCGGGATGGCGGCGATGGCGTGCGCCCTCCTCTCCTGCCTCCAGTCCGGCGATCACGTGGTCGCGACGCACGCCATCTACGGCGGGACGCGCGTGCTGCTGGAACGCGAGCTGTCGCGCCTGGGCATCGCCACGACGTTCGTGGACCTCACGCAGGCGGGATGGGAGCGCGCCTTCCGCCCCGAGACCCGCGTCGTGCTGGGGGAGTCGCCCTCCAATCCGCTCCTGCGCGTCCTCGACCTGCGCGCCATCAGCGACGCGGCCCACGAGCGCGGCGCGGCGGTCATCGTGGATGCCACCTTTGCGTCGCCCATCAACCTGCGCCCGCTGGAGCACGGGGTGGACCTGGTGATGCACAGCGCCACCAAGTACCTGGGCGGGCACAGCGACGTCACCGCCGGCGTGCTGGTGGGCTCCGATGCGCGCATCGCGGCGGTTCGGGATCGCGCACGGGTTTGGGGTCCGCTGCTCGATCCGCACGCCTGCTGGCTCCTGGAGCGCGGCATTAAGACGCTCGCCCTGCGCATGGAGCGCCACAATTCCAACGGGATGACCATCGCGCGCTGGGCCGAGGCCGAGCCCGGGATCGCCCGCGTCCACTATCCCGGCCTCGCCTCACACCCCGACCACGACCTCGCGGCGCGGGTGCTGGACGGCTTTGGCGGGATGCTGGGGATCGAGGTGGAGGGCGGGGGAGAGGCGGCGACCCGATTCGTGCGCGCGCTGCGGCTCGCCAAATTGGCCCCTTCTCTGGGCGGCGTGGAGACGCTGGTCTCCGAGCCGCGCCACACATCGCACGCGGCGATGACCCCGGACGACCGCGCCGCCAACGGGATCCGCGACGGCTTCGTGCGCGTGTCGCTCGGCATCGAGGACCCGGAGGATCTGATCGCCGACTTCGCGCAGGCGCTTCAGGCGGCGGGCGCGGTGGCTGCCACCGCTTGA
- a CDS encoding peptidylprolyl isomerase, translated as MKTATFETNKGTFTAELYDKDAPGTVENFEKLIRDGYYDGIVFHRVIPDFVVQGGDPITKGPKGLNERGVGSGGPGYTIKDELVGNPRKHELGALSMAHAGANTGGSQFFIVLSEANTRHLNGVHTVFGKVTQGMDVVNQIRAGDRMERVTVADDAQA; from the coding sequence ATGAAGACCGCGACCTTTGAGACGAACAAGGGCACCTTCACCGCTGAGCTCTACGACAAGGACGCGCCCGGCACGGTGGAGAACTTCGAGAAGCTGATCCGCGACGGCTACTACGACGGCATCGTGTTCCACCGCGTGATCCCCGATTTCGTGGTGCAGGGCGGCGACCCCATCACCAAGGGCCCCAAGGGCCTCAACGAGCGCGGCGTGGGGAGCGGCGGCCCCGGCTACACCATCAAGGACGAGCTGGTGGGGAACCCGCGCAAGCACGAGCTGGGCGCGCTCTCCATGGCGCACGCCGGGGCCAACACGGGCGGGAGCCAGTTCTTCATCGTGCTGAGCGAGGCCAACACGCGCCACCTGAACGGGGTGCACACCGTGTTCGGCAAGGTGACGCAGGGGATGGACGTGGTGAACCAGATCCGCGCCGGCGACCGGATGGAGCGCGTCACCGTCGCCGACGACGCGCAGGCTTGA
- a CDS encoding ATP-binding protein, whose protein sequence is MTRVLEVPPTLDSDAFDRLVEGAEGAGEERLLVDARHVRFADPYGMVGLLAVGEHYGTPEQRPILHLPTAPEVTGYLARMGFLSAAEHVFELHNVPKGRREGPSVLLPITVIDTHEDVHGVIDVLNEGRISSLLSEQLGYSRADAIGFSMLLSEVSQNIIEHADAPGWVSIQTYDWSRRRLGRRVAVIAVMDLGIGFQGSLQREHSARFGERWGDATALEAAFIHGVTRFRDPGRGQGLKQIRKKVGRWGGKIAIRSGTARIADVPEWDDGVPMEKDLAPFPGAQILIVLPAKDPAAPASEAPRARPGLRARP, encoded by the coding sequence GTGACCCGCGTGCTCGAAGTTCCGCCGACGCTGGACTCCGACGCCTTCGACCGCCTGGTGGAAGGCGCGGAAGGCGCGGGCGAAGAGCGCCTGCTGGTGGACGCACGCCACGTCCGCTTCGCCGATCCGTACGGGATGGTGGGGCTGCTGGCGGTCGGCGAGCACTACGGCACCCCGGAGCAGCGCCCGATCCTTCACCTCCCCACCGCGCCCGAGGTCACCGGGTACCTGGCGCGCATGGGGTTCCTCTCGGCCGCCGAGCACGTCTTCGAACTGCACAACGTGCCCAAGGGGCGGCGCGAGGGGCCGTCGGTGCTCCTCCCGATTACCGTCATCGACACGCACGAGGACGTCCACGGCGTCATCGACGTGCTGAACGAGGGGCGCATCTCGTCGCTCCTCAGCGAGCAGCTCGGCTACTCGCGGGCGGACGCCATCGGCTTCAGCATGCTCCTCTCGGAGGTGTCGCAGAACATCATCGAGCACGCGGACGCACCGGGCTGGGTCTCCATCCAGACGTACGACTGGAGCCGGCGCAGGTTGGGGCGGCGGGTGGCGGTGATCGCGGTGATGGACCTGGGGATCGGCTTCCAGGGGTCGCTGCAGCGCGAGCACTCCGCCCGCTTCGGCGAGCGCTGGGGCGACGCGACGGCGCTGGAGGCGGCGTTCATCCACGGCGTCACCCGCTTCCGCGATCCGGGGCGCGGGCAGGGGCTCAAGCAGATCCGCAAAAAGGTGGGGCGCTGGGGAGGGAAGATCGCCATCCGCAGCGGCACCGCCCGCATCGCCGACGTGCCGGAGTGGGACGACGGGGTGCCGATGGAAAAGGACCTGGCGCCCTTTCCCGGCGCGCAGATCCTGATCGTACTGCCGGCCAAGGACCCCGCGGCCCCGGCCTCCGAAGCGCCGCGCGCGCGCCCCGGCCTGCGCGCGCGCCCCTGA
- a CDS encoding DUF3303 family protein yields MLYMIVENFRGGDAVPVYRRFAEQGRLAPEGLRYVASWVQNDLARCFQVMECDDRALLDEWISRWEDLVEFEVWPVMTSDEARAAVAPRL; encoded by the coding sequence ATGCTCTACATGATCGTCGAGAACTTCCGTGGGGGCGACGCGGTGCCGGTGTACCGCCGTTTCGCGGAGCAGGGACGACTCGCGCCAGAGGGGCTGCGATACGTGGCGAGCTGGGTGCAGAACGACCTCGCGCGCTGCTTCCAGGTGATGGAGTGCGACGACCGCGCCCTCCTGGACGAGTGGATCTCGCGCTGGGAGGACCTGGTGGAGTTCGAGGTGTGGCCGGTGATGACGTCGGACGAGGCGCGGGCCGCCGTCGCTCCCCGGCTGTAG
- a CDS encoding carbohydrate kinase family protein, translating into MTLRLGVLGTFVWDRIWTLEDQAAGRPFESWGGLAYSLAAAAAARPHGWEIVAVARVGADLVDEARAFAAALPGVDAESALVAAPEPNNRVELRYTDDARRGERLTGGVDAWTWEELAPRVAGLDALYVNYFSGFEIGLEATERLRAEFAGPLYADLHSLFLGCPGAGTRVMRRLPEWERWAASYDAVQLNDDELRMLAPAAVSADDAAATLMGAGPRVVAVTHGAEGATILRGTEVPADPRRWPQSRGEAAGRPAASRYPSRPCAGDPTGCGDVWGATFFTSLAGGLGWDEAAGAAHAAAMRKMGVRGASGLYEHLAGS; encoded by the coding sequence GTGACCCTGCGACTCGGCGTTCTCGGCACGTTCGTGTGGGACCGCATCTGGACGCTGGAGGACCAGGCGGCGGGGCGGCCGTTCGAGAGCTGGGGCGGGCTGGCGTACTCGCTGGCCGCCGCGGCCGCCGCACGTCCGCACGGGTGGGAGATCGTGGCGGTGGCGCGCGTGGGGGCGGACCTGGTGGACGAGGCCCGCGCCTTCGCCGCCGCGCTGCCGGGGGTGGACGCGGAGTCGGCGCTGGTGGCGGCGCCGGAGCCGAACAACCGCGTGGAGCTGCGCTACACCGACGACGCGCGCCGCGGCGAGCGGCTGACCGGCGGCGTGGATGCGTGGACCTGGGAGGAGCTGGCGCCGCGCGTGGCCGGCCTGGATGCGCTGTACGTCAACTACTTCTCGGGCTTCGAGATCGGCTTGGAGGCGACGGAGCGGCTGCGCGCGGAGTTCGCCGGACCGCTGTATGCCGACCTGCACTCGCTCTTTCTGGGCTGCCCCGGCGCGGGGACGCGCGTGATGCGCCGCCTGCCGGAGTGGGAGCGCTGGGCCGCCTCGTACGACGCGGTGCAGCTCAACGACGACGAGCTGCGGATGCTCGCCCCCGCCGCCGTATCAGCGGACGATGCGGCGGCGACACTGATGGGCGCGGGCCCGCGCGTTGTGGCCGTCACGCACGGCGCGGAGGGGGCGACGATCCTGCGCGGCACCGAAGTCCCCGCCGATCCGCGCCGCTGGCCGCAGTCGCGCGGCGAGGCGGCCGGCCGGCCGGCAGCGAGCCGCTACCCGAGCCGCCCCTGCGCGGGCGACCCCACCGGATGCGGCGACGTTTGGGGGGCGACGTTCTTCACCTCGCTCGCGGGCGGGCTGGGGTGGGACGAGGCCGCCGGGGCCGCGCACGCCGCCGCGATGCGCAAGATGGGCGTGCGCGGAGCGAGCGGGCTTTACGAGCACCTCGCAGGAAGCTGA
- a CDS encoding ROK family protein → MTADKAEKRWIVGVDLGGTNVVVGLVPIEGGEVLGLRTLPTESNRGAKFVVDRIVHMVNDAIAEVAEAHGTTRAAVAGVGIGSPGPLNRKTGTVINTPNLGWRNFPLRDLISNAVKLPCSLDNDANCATYGEWWLGAGRGTQSLVGFTLGTGIGGGIVLNGEIYHGCSDVAGEIGHMTIDSNGRKCKCGNYGCLEQYASGPAIALRAMEGIEAGAESMLEEMVDGRLDEITAATVYEAAVLGDPYATEVMKDTARFLGSGVASIINILNPQMVVIAGGVTRAGDHLFVPLIAEVRRRAFRSAQECCRIVPAELPGTAGVVGAAGVFKKENYGAM, encoded by the coding sequence ATGACAGCGGACAAGGCCGAGAAGCGCTGGATCGTGGGGGTGGACCTGGGCGGCACCAACGTCGTCGTGGGGCTGGTGCCCATCGAGGGGGGCGAGGTGCTGGGGCTGCGCACGCTCCCCACCGAGTCCAACCGCGGGGCCAAGTTCGTGGTGGACCGCATCGTCCACATGGTGAACGACGCCATAGCGGAGGTGGCCGAGGCGCACGGCACCACGCGCGCGGCCGTGGCGGGAGTGGGGATCGGCTCGCCCGGCCCCCTCAACCGCAAGACGGGCACGGTGATCAACACGCCGAATCTGGGGTGGCGCAACTTCCCGCTGCGCGACCTGATCTCCAACGCCGTCAAGCTCCCCTGCTCGCTGGACAACGACGCCAACTGCGCCACCTACGGCGAGTGGTGGCTGGGCGCCGGGCGCGGCACGCAGTCGCTCGTCGGCTTCACGCTAGGGACGGGGATCGGCGGCGGGATCGTGCTGAACGGGGAGATCTACCACGGGTGCAGCGACGTGGCCGGCGAGATCGGCCACATGACCATCGACAGCAACGGCCGCAAGTGCAAGTGCGGCAACTACGGCTGCCTGGAGCAGTACGCCAGCGGCCCCGCCATCGCGCTGCGCGCCATGGAGGGGATCGAGGCCGGCGCCGAGTCGATGCTGGAGGAGATGGTCGACGGCAGGCTGGACGAGATCACCGCCGCCACGGTGTACGAGGCCGCCGTCCTGGGCGACCCGTACGCTACCGAGGTGATGAAGGACACGGCGCGGTTCCTGGGTTCGGGCGTCGCGAGCATCATCAACATCCTGAACCCGCAGATGGTGGTGATCGCGGGCGGCGTGACGCGCGCGGGCGACCACCTCTTCGTCCCGCTGATCGCCGAGGTGCGCCGCCGCGCCTTCCGCTCCGCGCAGGAGTGCTGCCGCATCGTCCCCGCCGAGCTGCCGGGGACGGCGGGGGTGGTGGGGGCGGCCGGGGTGTTCAAGAAGGAGAACTACGGGGCGATGTGA
- a CDS encoding glycosyltransferase: MRLSVIVSTYNKPHFLERVLWGYAVQTDRDFELVVADDGSGPETAELIRRVRAESKMDIVHVWHDDRGFRKTEILNRAIVASRGDYLLFTDGDCIPRRDVVEVHRALARPGRYLAGGYLKLPADVSERIGVEDVTSGRVSELRWLWAQGWRPGRRALRLVRSPKLAALFDRITPTAAHFHGNNASTWRDAILRVNGFEGKMGYGGLDRALGYRLENAGVRGVQIRHRAVALHLHHDRPYRRPEVVSANRAILDAITRERLVRAEQGIAELAPDPTLRVLR, encoded by the coding sequence ATGCGCCTGTCGGTGATCGTCTCCACCTACAACAAGCCGCACTTCCTGGAGCGCGTCCTCTGGGGATACGCCGTTCAGACCGATCGCGACTTTGAGCTGGTGGTGGCGGACGACGGGTCCGGCCCGGAAACCGCGGAGCTCATCCGCCGCGTGCGCGCCGAGTCGAAGATGGACATCGTGCACGTGTGGCACGATGACCGCGGCTTTCGGAAGACGGAGATCCTGAACCGCGCCATCGTGGCCTCCCGCGGCGACTACCTCCTCTTCACCGACGGCGACTGCATTCCGCGCCGCGACGTGGTGGAGGTGCACCGTGCGCTGGCGCGGCCGGGGCGCTACCTCGCAGGCGGCTACCTCAAGCTCCCGGCGGACGTCAGCGAGCGGATCGGCGTGGAGGACGTGACCTCGGGGCGGGTATCCGAGCTGCGCTGGCTGTGGGCGCAGGGGTGGAGACCGGGGCGCCGCGCGCTGCGCCTGGTGCGCTCGCCGAAGCTGGCGGCGCTGTTCGACCGGATCACCCCCACCGCGGCGCACTTCCACGGGAACAACGCCTCCACCTGGCGCGACGCGATCTTGCGGGTGAACGGCTTCGAAGGGAAGATGGGGTACGGCGGGCTGGACCGGGCGCTGGGGTACCGCCTGGAGAACGCGGGTGTGCGGGGGGTGCAGATCCGCCACCGCGCCGTCGCGCTGCACCTGCACCACGACCGTCCTTACCGGCGCCCCGAGGTGGTGAGCGCCAACCGCGCGATCCTCGACGCCATCACGCGCGAGCGGCTGGTGCGCGCGGAGCAGGGAATCGCCGAGCTGGCTCCGGATCCTACGTTGCGCGTGCTGCGCTGA
- a CDS encoding FkbM family methyltransferase: MRLPIVGGRLRGRWWLPASRGKILRILGGSYEPEQTRLFEEHVRPGATVLDVGAHVGYYTVLSAVLAGERGAVWAFEPNPTNATFLRRHAEINQLANVRVTEAAVSDANGTARFGFGSGSGTGHLSADGTVEVRTVRLDDFCAEHGIAPSAVKIDVEGAEGAVLEGARDTLARHRPVLFLSTHGAEVHRACLAFLEGAGYACRPILGDDVRTTSELLCTPAAR, encoded by the coding sequence ATGAGGCTGCCGATCGTGGGCGGGCGGCTGCGGGGGCGCTGGTGGCTCCCCGCCAGCCGCGGGAAGATCCTGCGCATCCTGGGCGGCAGCTACGAGCCGGAGCAGACGCGGCTGTTCGAGGAGCACGTCCGCCCCGGCGCCACGGTGCTGGACGTGGGCGCGCACGTGGGCTATTACACCGTGCTCTCGGCCGTGCTGGCGGGTGAGCGGGGCGCGGTGTGGGCCTTTGAGCCGAACCCCACCAACGCCACCTTCCTGCGCCGCCATGCCGAGATCAACCAACTCGCGAACGTGCGCGTGACCGAGGCCGCGGTGTCAGACGCGAACGGCACCGCGCGCTTTGGCTTCGGAAGCGGGAGCGGGACGGGGCACCTCTCGGCGGACGGGACGGTGGAGGTGCGGACGGTGCGCCTGGACGACTTCTGCGCGGAGCATGGGATCGCGCCGTCCGCGGTCAAGATCGACGTGGAGGGGGCGGAGGGAGCCGTGCTGGAGGGCGCCCGCGACACGCTGGCCCGGCACCGCCCCGTCCTCTTTCTCTCCACGCACGGGGCGGAGGTGCACCGCGCCTGCCTGGCGTTCCTGGAGGGCGCGGGGTACGCCTGCCGGCCCATTCTGGGCGACGACGTGCGGACGACGAGCGAGCTGCTCTGCACTCCGGCGGCGCGGTAA
- the lepA gene encoding translation elongation factor 4 — MLIEHIRNFCIVAHIDHGKSTLADRLLETTRTLQQREMKAQVLDSMDLERERGITIKLNAVRMLYGAKDGRQYQLNLIDTPGHVDFTYEVSRSLAACEGAILVVDASQGIQAQTLSNLFLAMDAGLEIIPVLNKIDLPGAEPERRRDEIVELLGVDPEEVIFASAKAGIGIDLILESVVRNVPPPTGDPHAPPRALIFDSYYDKYLGAVPSVRVVDGTFRKGMRIGFGANENEYPIDEVGYLQLGRQPLQELGPGEVGYIIAGIKRVADTRSGDTIYDADNRAGEGIPGFQEVKPMVFAGIYPTETEQYEELRDALAKLQLNDASLTYEPETSLALGFGFRCGFLGLLHMEIIQERLEREFDLDIITTVPNVKYHVVMTDEEDRWVESPSALPDPTKIARIEEPYVTARILVPADYIGGVQRLAHERRADFRGMSYPDPQRVELTYDLPLGEIVLDFYDKLKSATRGYASFDYDFSEYRANPLVKLDMLINGEPVDAFSVIIHRDKSQEYGRNIAEKLKELIPRQMFEVAIQAAIGNKVIARESISAMRKNVTAKCYGGDISRKRKLLEKQKAGKKRMKQVGTVEIPQEAFLAVLRVGE, encoded by the coding sequence GTGCTGATAGAGCACATTCGCAACTTCTGCATCGTTGCCCATATCGACCACGGAAAGTCCACCCTGGCCGACCGGCTGCTGGAAACGACGCGGACGCTCCAGCAGCGCGAGATGAAGGCCCAGGTGCTCGACTCGATGGACCTCGAGCGCGAGCGCGGGATCACCATCAAGCTGAACGCCGTGCGCATGCTGTACGGCGCAAAGGACGGCCGGCAGTACCAGCTGAACCTCATCGACACCCCCGGGCACGTCGACTTCACCTACGAGGTGTCGCGCTCGCTGGCCGCCTGCGAGGGCGCCATCCTGGTGGTGGACGCGTCGCAGGGCATCCAGGCGCAGACGCTCTCCAACCTCTTCCTGGCGATGGACGCGGGGCTGGAGATCATCCCCGTGCTCAACAAGATCGACCTGCCGGGGGCAGAGCCGGAGCGCCGCCGCGACGAGATCGTGGAGCTGCTGGGCGTCGATCCGGAGGAGGTGATCTTCGCCTCCGCCAAGGCCGGGATCGGCATCGACCTGATCCTGGAGTCGGTCGTGCGCAACGTGCCGCCGCCCACGGGCGACCCGCACGCGCCGCCGCGCGCCCTGATCTTCGACTCGTACTACGACAAGTACCTGGGCGCCGTGCCCAGCGTGCGCGTGGTGGACGGGACCTTTCGCAAGGGGATGCGGATCGGCTTCGGCGCCAACGAGAACGAGTATCCCATCGACGAGGTGGGGTACCTGCAGCTCGGGCGGCAACCGCTGCAGGAGCTGGGGCCGGGCGAGGTGGGATACATCATCGCCGGCATCAAGCGCGTGGCCGACACGCGCTCGGGCGACACCATCTACGACGCGGACAACCGGGCGGGCGAGGGGATTCCCGGCTTCCAGGAGGTGAAGCCGATGGTGTTCGCGGGGATCTACCCCACGGAGACCGAGCAGTACGAGGAGCTGCGCGACGCGCTCGCCAAGCTGCAGCTCAACGACGCCTCGCTCACCTACGAGCCGGAGACGTCGCTGGCGCTGGGCTTCGGCTTCCGCTGCGGCTTCCTGGGGCTCCTGCACATGGAGATCATCCAGGAGCGGCTGGAGCGCGAGTTCGACCTGGACATCATCACCACCGTGCCCAACGTGAAGTACCACGTGGTGATGACGGACGAGGAGGACCGCTGGGTGGAGAGCCCCTCCGCGCTCCCCGATCCCACCAAGATCGCGCGCATCGAGGAGCCGTACGTCACCGCGCGCATCCTGGTGCCCGCGGACTACATTGGCGGGGTGCAGAGGCTGGCGCACGAGCGGCGCGCGGACTTCCGCGGGATGAGCTACCCCGATCCGCAGCGCGTTGAGCTGACGTACGACCTGCCGCTGGGCGAGATCGTGCTGGACTTCTACGACAAGCTGAAGTCGGCCACGCGCGGCTACGCGTCGTTCGACTACGACTTCTCCGAATACCGCGCCAACCCGCTGGTCAAGCTGGACATGCTGATCAACGGCGAGCCGGTGGACGCGTTCAGCGTCATCATCCACCGCGACAAGAGCCAGGAGTATGGGCGCAACATCGCGGAGAAGCTCAAGGAGCTGATCCCGCGGCAGATGTTCGAGGTGGCGATCCAGGCGGCGATCGGCAACAAGGTCATCGCCCGCGAGAGCATCTCGGCCATGCGAAAGAACGTGACCGCCAAGTGCTACGGCGGCGACATCTCCCGCAAGCGCAAGCTCCTGGAGAAGCAGAAGGCGGGCAAGAAGCGGATGAAGCAGGTGGGGACGGTGGAGATCCCGCAGGAGGCTTTCCTGGCCGTGCTGCGGGTTGGGGAATGA